The genomic stretch TATTTTCCTTGATGAAAATCAACTTTGTAAAATCTACCCCGTAAGACCTTTGCAATGTCGAACCTTTCCTTATTGGAGTTATTATTTTCGTTCCGAAAAAAACTTTCGAAAATTACTTGAGCATTGTCCTGGAGCTCAGGTTTGTAATAACAAAAAATCTCCTTTGATTGTTTCTATTCCTGAGATTGTTTTTCGTTGCAATCAGACCTCAGAGAAGTTTTATCGACAACAAACATTGAAAGATTCAAAGGACATCATAACCTTATGAAAAAATCGCCTTTCTATCGAGGTAAGGTTCGAGATTTATATGAAGTTGATGATGAAAGAATGATCATTGTATCAACTGATAGGATTTCTGCTTTTGACGTGGTATTTTCTGAAGCTATTCCAAAGAAGGGTATTTATTTGAATGAAATTTCTTCCCTTTGGTTTTGGTATCTTCAAAATAAACCGTCGAGGTTGTTTCCCCAAAAAACTCTCACAACAGCATTGAATTTCAAAACTCATTTTATTACAAATGACCTTTCGGAGTTTCCTGAGCCTTTTTGCCATATTGACGAGTGGAATCAACGCGCCATGTTGGTTTACAAAACCAAAAGGATTGATTTTGAGTGTGTGGTTCGTGGTTATCTTCTTGGATCTGCATGGAAAGAATACCAGGCCACTCAAAAAGTAAGTGGGATTGCTTTGAAACCGGGACTTAAGTTTGGAGATGCTCTACCAGAGTTTCTCTTTACTCCTACAACCAAAGAAGAACTCGGCAAACACGATATCAATGTGGATTTCGAATACATGCAAGAAAAGATTGGCTCAACCCTTGCTCAAAGATTGAAAGAAATTTCTCTTAGCCTGTTCAAAGAAGCCAAAGAAATTTATGATTCCATTGGATTTATTTTGTGTGATACAAAATTCGAATTTGGAATTCGAAATGGGGAAATCTATTTGATCGATGAAGTTCTCACACCAGACTCAAGTCGGTTTTGGAAAAAAGGCAACGAGAAGAAAAAAGATAGTTATGATAAACAAATTCTAAGGGATTATTTAGAGAAAATTTCGTGGGATAAAAATTCTCCTCCACCACCCATCCCTCAAGATATAATCAGCGAGCTCCAAAGTCGTTATGAAGAAATATATCTAAGGCTCAAAGAAGTTTTGGTGTAAAAAACAGAATTGACTTTCGCTTTATAGTTTGTTTAATAAAAAATTATAACTGTTTCAAAGATGAAAGTAAAAAAGCCAACAAAAGAAATCATCATCGAGGCGGCTTATAAAGAATTTGCTGAGAA from Leptospiraceae bacterium encodes the following:
- a CDS encoding phosphoribosylaminoimidazolesuccinocarboxamide synthase, translating into MKKSPFYRGKVRDLYEVDDERMIIVSTDRISAFDVVFSEAIPKKGIYLNEISSLWFWYLQNKPSRLFPQKTLTTALNFKTHFITNDLSEFPEPFCHIDEWNQRAMLVYKTKRIDFECVVRGYLLGSAWKEYQATQKVSGIALKPGLKFGDALPEFLFTPTTKEELGKHDINVDFEYMQEKIGSTLAQRLKEISLSLFKEAKEIYDSIGFILCDTKFEFGIRNGEIYLIDEVLTPDSSRFWKKGNEKKKDSYDKQILRDYLEKISWDKNSPPPPIPQDIISELQSRYEEIYLRLKEVLV